From Clostridia bacterium:
AGAAGGCTTTTACTATTCTCGTAATTCTTTTGCGCTTCATTTTTTAGTACCTGTTTTTGCCTTATTTCCATTTTTGCAGAATCCACTGCATTTTCTGCTTGAAGAGTACTCATTATGCCCGTATTCTTCCTCAAGTTTTCAAGGCTGATTTTTTCATTTGAATAACTGACTTTAGCCTGCTGCAGTTGTATTCTTACACTGGCAGTATCCAGCTCGGCCAATACATCCCCCTTTTTTACATTTTCACCCTTTTCTACATTTACTTTTGTTACCTTGAAGGGAGTATTTATATATACATTTGAACTGGATTGCTCCTTTACTACCCCGGTTGCAGATACTGTGGAAAGTATATCATCCTTCCTTGCATTAAATACTTTAACATCTACACTACTTTCTCCTTTAGCCATTACTGCATATCCGGCTGCTCCTGCCAGTACAACACAGACTAAAACAATTGCTATCAGCTTTCCCTTTTTCATTTAGACTAACCTCCATTATATTTTAATGTTTTTTCTTAGGATTATTTGTTTTATGTCAAACTCCCTACTCTCCTTTTATAGCTTCCACTATACCTGTCTTAACTGCCAGATTTGATGGATATATCGCTGCTGCAAAAGCACAGATAAAAACAGCAATACAGGACACTATTACGAAGTTGTAAGGCATATACATATTAATACTGACACCAAACATTCCTCCCATTGCAGTATTTGCTTCCCTTACAAATGCAAACCCTGTAAGAGTTCCTATGATAATACTGAATAATCCCATAGTTATACTTTCTCCGAATATCATCCTCCTGATGTGACTCTTTGAAGAGCCTATGGACCTCAACATACCTATTTCCCTTCTTCTTTCAAGAATACTCATAAGGAGCGTATTCATAAGCCCGAAAAGTGCAACTATGAGTGTAACAACATTAATAACATCAAAAGGCTCAGTCCCTGACATTACTTCCTTCTTCATAGTTTCTCTCATTTCATAAGATGTCTCTACACTTACGGAATCATCCTTGATAATATCATCACTTATCTTATCCCTCAGAGCATCAATATCAGTGTCTTCTACCACTTTAACTATAATGGCGTTGGCACCCTTACCCCCATACATGTCATCCAGTATATCGCGGTCTATGTATGCAACCTCAGGATTCATATCATTTATAATACCTGCTATGGTAAACTGGTATTTCTTTGTACGCCCTTTGAGATTGATCGTATCTCCGACTCTTAGCCCCAATTCCTTTGAGTAATATTCGCCTACTACAGCAACCCTTTCTCCGGTTTCCATTCTTGCATATACCTCATCGGAATCGCCTTCTATCATGTCAAAATACCCGGTAGCTTTGTGTTCATCAGGTTTTACTCCCATTATCTTAATCCATCTTTTATCATCATCCTGAAAGTATTCTTCTCTAAGGTAATAAGCACATTCTACGCCAGGTGCCTTTCTTATACTTTTAAGCTTTCTCATATTATTGTCATCTTCCAGGTTCCAGTCTATATGCACTACAATATCACCTTTTAAAGATCTATCCAGCAGGGAAACTACAGTTTCTGTCACACTGTTAAACATACCGCTGAAACCTATAGACATAGTTATTCCTATAATAACTATTGAAACAGTGATAGAGGTTCTGCTTTTATTCCTCAGCAAATTTCTTGTAGAAAGAATTGTTCTGCCACTCATCATACTTTTTGTCAAACCGTTTACGATGTTAACAGTTTTCTCCAACAAAAAGGGTATAATGAATATTACTCCGAGGAATGCAACAGGTAAGGACATCGGGAGAACAACATTATTGATTAATTCGCTGTCTGTATATCTTGCTAAAACCTCAAAGTTAATTACAAATATCACAATAAGAAGCATACCGAAAAGAGTCTTATACCTCTTAAAGATTCCTTTTTTCTTATCAGATGCAGAATATGTCGAGTCGGTAATCTTTAATGCTTGTATAGGTACATACTTGCTCGCCCTTCTCCCTGGTATCAGACATGACAATATGGGCATCACTAGTCCTATAACACTTGCCGAGACTATGTTTGAGGGATTAATAATAAATCCGCTGTAATCAATATTGATTGATTTGCTCATCAGGTTTAGTAAACCCCATGCAATTCCAAGGCCAAGTGCAATCCCCACTATTGTACCTACTATTCCAAGTAAAACCCCTTCTACAAGTATCATACGTATTGTTTGTTTTTTATCCATTCCCAAGGTTCTTAATAGCCCTATGAGTTGAATCCTCTCCATTACTATGACCATAAATGTGTTATAGATAAGAAAGCATCCTACAAATATAACGACGGCAAGAACACAGTAAAAGCCCATTACCATGCC
This genomic window contains:
- a CDS encoding ABC transporter permease — encoded protein: MEHKMRMLLTALGVILGVSMFLAVSILNQSMLRTFEEINMNSGGRTDVIVTKNNAFSSSDLKYIKSLEGVEYIAPFSSDYVRLKNIKGEKEWVRVKGIDIGLDRAIRDYHISEGEWFSGSEEREIIINKKSAGQLGLSCNDIVYLPTNTGEKKYRVVAIIEDKGAGLPFWHPEMYAPIDSITFDSGHRNIYGRIDLDISDDSLIVPTAEKIKKHFGDVVNTQTLTERLSMAKRNMGGMVMGFYCVLAVVIFVGCFLIYNTFMVIVMERIQLIGLLRTLGMDKKQTIRMILVEGVLLGIVGTIVGIALGLGIAWGLLNLMSKSINIDYSGFIINPSNIVSASVIGLVMPILSCLIPGRRASKYVPIQALKITDSTYSASDKKKGIFKRYKTLFGMLLIVIFVINFEVLARYTDSELINNVVLPMSLPVAFLGVIFIIPFLLEKTVNIVNGLTKSMMSGRTILSTRNLLRNKSRTSITVSIVIIGITMSIGFSGMFNSVTETVVSLLDRSLKGDIVVHIDWNLEDDNNMRKLKSIRKAPGVECAYYLREEYFQDDDKRWIKIMGVKPDEHKATGYFDMIEGDSDEVYARMETGERVAVVGEYYSKELGLRVGDTINLKGRTKKYQFTIAGIINDMNPEVAYIDRDILDDMYGGKGANAIIVKVVEDTDIDALRDKISDDIIKDDSVSVETSYEMRETMKKEVMSGTEPFDVINVVTLIVALFGLMNTLLMSILERRREIGMLRSIGSSKSHIRRMIFGESITMGLFSIIIGTLTGFAFVREANTAMGGMFGVSINMYMPYNFVIVSCIAVFICAFAAAIYPSNLAVKTGIVEAIKGE